A stretch of the Poseidonibacter parvus genome encodes the following:
- a CDS encoding Bax inhibitor-1/YccA family protein, producing MYNRDYLSNNSNEHAQESSQSQLMSFLKATYQLFAGSLLAATAGAYIGLEIVSMLMGPVKWVLFAVELALIFFVIPRTKHIPGVNLAVLFGFTFISGLTIAPLLASIFAMPAGAAIVGQAFLMTSVAFAGISMFAMTTKRDFSSMGKMLFIALIIMIVAGISNIFIQSSLLQLGIASAGALLFSAFILYDTQQIIKGNYDSPIDAALSLYLDFFNLFISLLQILGIMNSNDD from the coding sequence ATGTATAATAGAGATTATTTATCAAATAATTCTAATGAACATGCACAAGAGTCATCGCAATCACAATTGATGAGCTTCTTAAAAGCTACTTATCAATTATTTGCAGGTTCTTTATTAGCAGCTACTGCTGGTGCATATATTGGGTTAGAAATTGTTTCAATGTTAATGGGACCTGTTAAATGGGTTTTATTTGCTGTTGAATTAGCATTAATCTTCTTCGTAATACCAAGAACTAAACATATTCCAGGTGTTAACTTAGCTGTATTATTTGGATTCACATTTATTTCTGGATTAACAATTGCTCCATTATTAGCTTCAATCTTTGCAATGCCAGCTGGTGCTGCTATTGTTGGACAAGCTTTCTTAATGACTTCAGTTGCTTTTGCTGGAATTTCAATGTTTGCAATGACAACTAAAAGAGATTTCTCTTCAATGGGAAAAATGTTATTCATTGCTTTAATTATTATGATTGTTGCAGGTATTTCTAATATCTTTATTCAATCATCATTATTACAATTAGGAATTGCTAGTGCTGGTGCATTATTATTTTCTGCGTTCATTTTATATGATACACAACAAATAATCAAAGGGAATTATGATTCTCCAATTGATGCTGCACTATCTTTATACTTAGATTTCTTTAACTTGTTTATTTCATTATTACAAATTTTAGGAATTATGAATAGTAACGACGACTAA
- a CDS encoding methyltransferase domain-containing protein — translation MSIKNEFSKHANKYNDNNIIQQIIAKSLVRELKSKPKKILELGCGSGQVFNHINWEIDFYKAIDFSAQMCKLHPKNSKVEVKCHDFDSDEFLNEIKNDSYDIVLSSSALQWSKDLGKIIRNLSYVTKEINAVLFTSNTFKTIQNITNSKSPILSEDEIKKAFSQYFNCEFETIMYKLEFDNKKDLFNYIKNSGVSGGSNALDFKDAKKLYKEYGLNYLEFEVIFIKTFTKL, via the coding sequence TTGTCAATCAAAAATGAATTTTCAAAGCATGCAAATAAATATAATGATAACAATATTATTCAACAAATTATTGCAAAATCACTTGTACGTGAATTAAAAAGTAAACCTAAAAAGATATTAGAATTAGGCTGTGGTTCAGGGCAAGTTTTCAATCATATTAATTGGGAAATAGATTTTTACAAGGCAATAGACTTTTCTGCCCAAATGTGTAAACTACATCCTAAAAACAGTAAGGTTGAAGTTAAATGCCATGATTTTGATAGTGATGAATTTTTAAATGAAATCAAAAATGATAGCTATGATATAGTTCTTTCTTCATCTGCATTACAATGGTCAAAAGATTTAGGGAAAATCATAAGAAACTTGTCTTATGTCACAAAAGAAATAAATGCAGTTTTATTCACTTCAAATACATTTAAAACAATTCAAAATATAACAAATTCAAAATCTCCAATTTTAAGCGAAGATGAAATAAAAAAGGCATTTTCTCAATATTTTAATTGTGAATTTGAAACAATAATGTATAAATTAGAGTTTGACAATAAAAAAGATTTATTTAATTACATTAAAAATTCAGGTGTAAGTGGTGGGTCAAATGCTTTAGATTTTAAAGATGCTAAGAAACTATATAAAGAGTATGGTTTAAATTATTTAGAGTTTGAAGTGATTTTTATTAAGACATTTACTAAACTGTAA
- the secG gene encoding preprotein translocase subunit SecG, with the protein MTSTLLVVQFVLAILLTIVVLLQKSSSIGLGAYSGSNESLFGAKGPGNFLTKATMALGLIFVINTVTLGYMYNEKRNESAIDNVKTESLIPSVPVPVTEQAAPAAPSSAPVPTVPAAE; encoded by the coding sequence ATGACATCTACACTTTTAGTAGTTCAATTTGTTTTAGCGATTTTATTAACTATAGTAGTATTACTTCAAAAAAGTTCAAGCATCGGTCTTGGAGCTTATAGTGGAAGTAACGAGTCTTTATTTGGTGCTAAAGGACCAGGTAATTTTTTAACTAAAGCAACAATGGCATTAGGTTTAATCTTTGTAATTAATACAGTGACTTTAGGTTACATGTACAATGAAAAAAGAAACGAAAGTGCAATTGATAATGTAAAAACAGAATCATTAATACCATCAGTTCCAGTTCCAGTAACTGAACAAGCTGCTCCTGCAGCTCCTTCATCAGCACCAGTACCAACAGTACCTGCTGCAGAATAA
- the frr gene encoding ribosome recycling factor — MLEELNAETKDHMEKSIEALKRDYKTLRTGKVTTSVLDGVKVDYYGTPTDLNQVGSVLAADATTIVVNPWEKNLLGDIEKAIQNANIGVNPNNDGEVIKLFFPPMTVDQRKESAKGAKVMTDNAKVAIRNIRKTANDKIKALHKDKEITDDESKKAQDEIQKITDGFVAKADDTLKAKEQEILTV; from the coding sequence ATGTTAGAAGAATTAAATGCTGAAACAAAAGATCATATGGAAAAGTCTATTGAGGCTTTAAAAAGAGATTATAAAACACTAAGAACAGGTAAAGTTACTACTTCTGTTTTAGATGGTGTAAAAGTTGATTATTATGGAACTCCTACAGATTTAAATCAAGTAGGTTCTGTTTTAGCAGCAGATGCTACAACTATTGTAGTAAACCCATGGGAAAAAAATCTTTTAGGTGATATTGAAAAAGCTATTCAAAATGCTAACATTGGTGTTAATCCAAATAATGATGGTGAAGTAATCAAATTATTCTTCCCACCTATGACAGTTGACCAAAGAAAAGAAAGTGCTAAGGGTGCAAAAGTTATGACTGATAATGCAAAAGTTGCAATTAGAAATATCAGAAAAACTGCAAATGACAAAATTAAAGCTCTTCACAAAGATAAAGAAATTACTGATGATGAGAGTAAAAAAGCACAAGATGAAATTCAAAAGATTACTGATGGGTTCGTAGCAAAAGCTGATGATACTTTAAAAGCAAAAGAACAAGAAATTTTAACGGTATAA
- the pyrE gene encoding orotate phosphoribosyltransferase, which translates to MNVEQIYKDANALLEGHFKLSSGNYSNFYLQSAKVLEDPKTAKLLAEALAAQIKESGIKVDAVCSPALGGIISGFALATALDVRFIFAERVDGQMTVRRGFEVSEGENYIICEDIITTGGSALEAAKQVEAAGGNIVAYAALANRGFCSRVGSDLQAQDNCKLPLDKPLFALEDFTFKMYTPDECDFKDIAYKPGSRGN; encoded by the coding sequence ATGAACGTAGAACAAATTTATAAAGATGCAAATGCCTTATTAGAAGGACATTTTAAATTAAGCTCTGGTAATTACTCAAACTTTTATTTACAATCTGCAAAGGTTTTAGAAGATCCTAAAACTGCTAAATTATTAGCCGAAGCTTTAGCTGCGCAAATAAAAGAGTCTGGTATTAAAGTTGATGCTGTATGTTCACCTGCACTTGGTGGAATTATTTCAGGATTTGCATTAGCAACTGCTTTAGATGTAAGATTTATTTTTGCGGAAAGAGTTGATGGACAAATGACAGTAAGACGTGGTTTTGAAGTTAGTGAAGGTGAAAACTACATCATATGTGAAGATATTATCACAACTGGTGGATCTGCACTTGAAGCTGCTAAACAAGTTGAAGCTGCTGGTGGAAATATTGTTGCATATGCAGCACTTGCAAACAGAGGTTTTTGTTCAAGAGTTGGAAGTGATTTACAAGCTCAAGATAATTGTAAATTACCACTTGATAAACCATTATTTGCATTAGAAGACTTTACTTTCAAAATGTATACTCCTGATGAGTGTGATTTTAAAGATATTGCTTATAAACCAGGTTCAAGAGGTAACTAA
- a CDS encoding RDD family protein — MARWRDTKQNRKTQENENTSIKEEKTQVDSSSVSSRLRAFLTDTFLITTPIFYVVIYFIMGSGEAFSEDRIQGWSIILIIHLLIIIFFWFVKNQTPGLKAYALKVVDATSKGKISLIQSLIRYVATLFAVVSFFLIFLPFIRKDKKTFQDLISNTIIVPE; from the coding sequence ATGGCTAGATGGAGAGATACAAAACAAAATAGAAAAACTCAAGAAAATGAGAATACTTCTATTAAGGAAGAAAAGACTCAAGTAGACTCTTCTTCTGTATCTTCGAGACTTCGAGCTTTTTTAACTGACACTTTTTTAATCACTACTCCTATTTTTTATGTAGTAATATATTTTATAATGGGTAGTGGTGAGGCTTTTTCAGAAGATAGAATCCAAGGATGGTCAATAATCCTTATAATTCATCTTTTAATAATTATATTTTTCTGGTTTGTAAAAAACCAAACTCCAGGACTTAAAGCCTATGCACTAAAAGTTGTAGATGCTACAAGTAAAGGTAAAATATCATTAATTCAATCACTTATAAGATATGTAGCTACATTATTTGCAGTAGTATCATTTTTCTTAATATTTTTACCTTTTATTAGAAAAGATAAAAAAACATTTCAGGATTTAATTTCAAACACTATTATTGTTCCTGAATAA
- a CDS encoding MFS transporter, with the protein MLFFNLSAFYFFYFAAVGVYVIFMPKVLHDIGYNAFDIGIIFALAPLMRFATPFLFLKHVELNLTVFKSALFLSILTSSLFYFTIDNFYAFMINNAILGVCLSLILPYLEVTAIKNLGSSKYGKSRLFGSIGFMLISLVLAKFLSEPKIALDYYLAMNILTVIFALLLVKNDVAHVKKEEDESFSFLKYWPFWLSLFFMQMSFGGFYNFFTIYETEHGISLEMTSYLWSFGVICEILILYFQGPLLKKNLLTIIKICVGITVFRWLLLYAYPDSLTITFLSQSLHAFSFGLYHSTVIMFLYTLYDNKKLAQQFMYGVAYGLGGFVGAFAAGWSYGEYLFVYSAIFALVSLITLFFI; encoded by the coding sequence ATGCTATTTTTTAATCTCTCTGCATTTTACTTTTTTTACTTTGCAGCTGTTGGTGTATATGTAATATTTATGCCAAAAGTACTTCATGATATAGGTTATAATGCTTTTGATATTGGTATTATTTTCGCTCTTGCACCTTTAATGAGATTTGCAACTCCTTTTTTATTTTTAAAACATGTTGAATTAAATTTAACTGTTTTTAAAAGTGCTTTATTTTTATCTATATTAACATCATCGTTATTTTATTTTACAATTGATAATTTTTATGCTTTTATGATAAATAATGCAATACTTGGAGTTTGTCTATCCTTGATACTTCCTTATTTAGAAGTTACAGCTATTAAAAATCTAGGAAGTAGCAAATACGGTAAATCAAGACTATTTGGCTCAATTGGATTCATGCTTATATCTTTAGTGCTTGCAAAATTTCTAAGTGAACCAAAAATCGCACTTGATTACTATTTAGCAATGAATATACTAACAGTAATTTTTGCACTTTTACTTGTAAAAAATGATGTAGCCCATGTAAAAAAAGAGGAAGATGAAAGTTTTTCATTTTTAAAGTATTGGCCATTTTGGTTAAGTCTTTTCTTTATGCAAATGAGTTTTGGAGGCTTTTATAACTTCTTTACTATTTATGAAACTGAACATGGTATAAGTTTAGAAATGACCTCATATCTTTGGTCTTTTGGAGTTATTTGTGAAATATTAATTCTTTATTTTCAAGGACCTTTATTAAAAAAGAACTTATTAACTATTATAAAAATATGTGTTGGTATTACTGTATTTAGATGGCTTTTATTATATGCCTATCCTGATTCATTAACTATTACTTTTTTATCTCAAAGCTTACATGCTTTTTCTTTTGGTTTATATCATAGTACTGTAATTATGTTTTTATATACACTTTATGATAATAAAAAACTAGCACAACAGTTTATGTATGGAGTAGCTTATGGATTAGGTGGCTTTGTAGGTGCTTTTGCTGCTGGTTGGTCTTATGGTGAGTATTTATTTGTGTATAGTGCTATATTTGCTTTAGTTTCTCTTATAACACTATTTTTTATTTAG
- a CDS encoding response regulator — translation MPNILENITILYVEEEESLRIRLVNNLKAVIKKVYVCNNGIEALSLYKKYEDSIDIIISTVNIPGINGIELLKEVRKIHKKIPFMINTMYLESELLLEAIEYDVTEYVSKSITIKDLLVKIAERHHERFSYMKMAAQEIEMTRYLDALNKVAIVSKTDLKGIITYVNEIFCEVAQYKESELLGKPHNIIRHPDMPKAAFKEMWETIQAGQKWQGKVKNKAKDGSPYFVNATIFPQYDEAGKDIIGYIAIRFLTTDDENEKREFKKKVIENLQDSRKKQLQLANENSKLETQLDKSNCRVFELENYIGSLQSSIKDLESKNLSKERQLNHYELQMHNVDESYLKKMENKKKEAEGRVGNIHDLRRDKDMLVKKNNDLESKLDELKKTILNSKLKDEDQRKRIRDLSDIVQDLEKKIRDYES, via the coding sequence ATGCCAAATATTTTAGAAAATATAACAATTTTATATGTTGAAGAAGAAGAATCATTAAGAATTAGATTAGTTAATAATTTAAAAGCAGTTATAAAAAAAGTTTACGTATGTAATAATGGAATTGAAGCGCTTTCTCTTTATAAAAAATATGAAGATTCAATTGATATTATAATTTCAACTGTAAATATTCCAGGAATTAATGGAATAGAACTTTTAAAAGAAGTAAGAAAAATTCATAAAAAAATACCTTTTATGATTAACACGATGTATCTAGAATCAGAATTATTACTTGAAGCTATTGAGTATGATGTTACTGAATATGTTTCAAAATCTATTACTATAAAAGATTTACTTGTAAAAATTGCAGAAAGACATCATGAGAGATTTTCATATATGAAAATGGCAGCACAAGAAATAGAAATGACAAGATATCTTGATGCTTTAAATAAAGTTGCAATTGTCTCTAAAACAGATCTAAAAGGTATTATTACTTATGTAAATGAAATATTTTGTGAAGTTGCTCAATATAAGGAATCCGAGTTACTAGGTAAACCTCATAATATAATACGTCATCCTGATATGCCAAAAGCAGCATTTAAAGAAATGTGGGAAACAATACAAGCTGGACAAAAATGGCAGGGAAAAGTAAAAAATAAAGCAAAAGATGGAAGTCCTTATTTTGTAAATGCAACAATATTTCCTCAATATGATGAAGCAGGAAAAGACATTATTGGATATATTGCCATTAGATTTTTAACAACAGATGATGAAAATGAAAAAAGAGAGTTCAAGAAAAAAGTAATTGAGAATTTACAAGATAGTAGAAAAAAACAATTACAATTAGCTAATGAAAATAGTAAACTAGAAACACAATTAGATAAATCCAACTGTAGAGTCTTTGAATTAGAAAATTATATTGGAAGTCTTCAATCTTCAATAAAAGATTTAGAATCAAAAAATTTAAGTAAAGAAAGACAATTAAACCATTATGAACTGCAAATGCATAATGTGGATGAAAGTTACTTAAAAAAGATGGAAAATAAAAAGAAAGAAGCAGAAGGAAGAGTTGGCAATATCCATGATTTAAGACGAGATAAAGATATGCTAGTTAAGAAAAACAATGATTTAGAATCAAAACTAGATGAGCTTAAGAAAACTATTTTAAATTCAAAATTAAAAGATGAAGATCAGAGAAAAAGAATCAGAGACTTATCTGATATTGTTCAGGACTTAGAAAAGAAAATTAGAGATTATGAGAGCTAA
- a CDS encoding YaaA family protein, with product MKILFSPSEAKFKDGIDESFNKNSFVFPELFDARLEIITKYQEFINKASNDEIIKLFGTKKQDVVDYYSNDIFERNTKKVIQRYDGVAYDYLKYEELTKNEQQYIDENVMIFSNLFGPILAGDSGLPDYKLKQGEKLDGQAVEVFYKEHFTSAIDAYLENEDVLDLRAGFYEKFYKLSKPYTTMKFIKDGKVVSHWAKAYRGIILNTISKNNINSIEELMKLKINNLVISEIKESKNKKEIIYNIV from the coding sequence ATGAAAATATTGTTTTCGCCTAGTGAGGCAAAGTTTAAAGATGGAATAGATGAGAGTTTTAATAAAAATAGTTTTGTATTTCCAGAGTTATTTGATGCTAGGCTAGAGATAATTACAAAGTATCAAGAATTTATAAATAAAGCTAGTAATGATGAAATAATAAAACTATTTGGTACAAAAAAACAAGATGTTGTTGATTATTATTCTAATGATATTTTTGAAAGAAATACAAAAAAAGTTATTCAAAGATATGATGGCGTAGCATATGATTATTTAAAATATGAAGAACTTACTAAAAATGAGCAACAATATATTGATGAAAATGTGATGATTTTCTCAAACCTTTTTGGACCTATTCTAGCAGGTGATTCTGGCCTTCCTGATTATAAACTAAAACAAGGAGAAAAACTTGATGGACAAGCTGTAGAAGTTTTTTATAAAGAACATTTTACTTCTGCTATTGATGCTTATTTAGAAAACGAAGATGTTTTAGATTTAAGAGCAGGTTTTTATGAAAAGTTTTATAAGTTGAGTAAACCTTATACAACAATGAAATTTATTAAAGATGGAAAAGTAGTAAGTCATTGGGCTAAGGCATATAGAGGTATAATATTAAATACAATATCAAAAAATAATATAAATTCAATCGAAGAATTGATGAAACTAAAAATAAATAATTTAGTTATTAGTGAAATAAAAGAGAGTAAAAATAAAAAAGAGATTATTTATAATATAGTTTAA
- a CDS encoding YchJ family protein codes for MKISTNSKCLCNSDKKYKKCCKPFHDGVLPTLAVELMRSRFCAFALKKAEYIINTTHKSNSDFTDDLKAWREDIELFCDNTKFISLDILEEINGLDESFVSFKATLLQNGQDASFKEKSRFLKVENRWVYVDGTFF; via the coding sequence TTGAAAATATCTACAAACTCTAAATGTTTATGCAACTCTGATAAAAAATACAAAAAATGCTGTAAGCCATTTCATGATGGTGTATTACCAACTCTTGCTGTTGAATTAATGCGTTCAAGGTTTTGTGCATTTGCATTAAAAAAAGCTGAATATATTATTAATACTACGCATAAATCAAATAGTGATTTTACAGATGATTTAAAAGCATGGAGAGAAGATATAGAATTATTCTGTGATAATACAAAGTTTATATCACTAGATATTTTAGAAGAGATAAATGGTCTTGATGAATCATTTGTATCTTTTAAAGCAACATTATTACAAAATGGACAAGATGCTTCTTTTAAAGAAAAGAGTAGATTTTTAAAAGTAGAAAATAGATGGGTTTATGTAGATGGAACTTTTTTTTAA
- a CDS encoding ComEA family DNA-binding protein yields the protein MKKIVLLLMLGVSFMLAAINLQTASKDELMSIKGIGPVKADQIIKYRKSNKIKSPSDLQNIKGFGPGVISNITGNKTVSKAKMSEKKKIAKIEDKRKDKISKAKKSNMSKDELKAKKEKINKKAKAKKTDVKEKTKAKKEKISKKTAAKLKKARMKEKAGKKLTKTEIKLLKEYKGK from the coding sequence ATGAAAAAAATTGTTTTACTATTAATGTTAGGTGTTTCATTTATGTTAGCTGCCATAAATTTACAAACAGCATCTAAAGATGAGTTAATGAGTATTAAAGGTATTGGGCCAGTTAAAGCTGATCAAATTATTAAATATAGAAAATCAAATAAGATTAAAAGTCCTTCTGATTTACAAAATATAAAAGGTTTTGGACCAGGAGTTATTTCAAACATAACTGGAAATAAAACTGTTTCAAAAGCAAAAATGTCAGAAAAAAAGAAAATAGCGAAGATTGAAGATAAGAGAAAAGATAAAATCTCTAAAGCAAAAAAATCTAATATGTCTAAAGATGAATTAAAAGCAAAAAAAGAAAAGATTAATAAAAAAGCAAAAGCTAAAAAAACTGATGTGAAAGAAAAAACAAAAGCAAAAAAAGAAAAGATTTCTAAAAAAACTGCTGCAAAATTAAAAAAAGCAAGAATGAAAGAAAAAGCTGGTAAAAAACTTACAAAAACTGAAATCAAACTTTTAAAAGAATATAAAGGTAAATAG
- a CDS encoding Crp/Fnr family transcriptional regulator, which translates to MEVTGLEDFYFFSFLEKDELVRLKEISIKKRYNKNEILFYKGDSSKYLHLLIKGVVKLYTHDHKDNEVIIHNLMAPSFIAEIANYEEVKFPANCAFETNAEVLLIDYDKFKEEFLLKPEISIFFIKSLTRKIKALESFISYNISSNSSEKIAKFLLDNESILINLKQVKIAQILNITPETFSRKISKLKKDGIIQNEKGFITILDHESLKYLVNE; encoded by the coding sequence ATGGAAGTAACAGGATTAGAAGATTTTTATTTTTTCAGTTTTTTAGAAAAAGATGAATTGGTTAGATTAAAAGAGATATCTATAAAAAAACGTTATAACAAAAATGAAATACTTTTTTATAAAGGTGATAGTTCTAAATATTTACATTTATTAATAAAAGGTGTTGTTAAACTATACACACATGACCATAAAGATAATGAAGTAATAATTCATAATTTAATGGCACCTTCATTTATTGCAGAAATTGCGAATTATGAAGAAGTAAAGTTTCCAGCAAATTGTGCTTTTGAAACAAATGCAGAAGTGCTTTTAATTGACTATGATAAGTTTAAAGAAGAGTTTTTATTAAAACCTGAAATATCAATCTTTTTTATTAAATCATTAACAAGAAAAATAAAAGCTCTAGAGAGTTTTATATCATATAACATTAGTTCAAACAGTAGTGAAAAGATTGCAAAATTTTTATTAGATAATGAATCTATTTTAATAAATTTAAAACAAGTAAAAATTGCTCAAATATTAAATATCACGCCAGAAACATTTTCAAGAAAAATTTCTAAATTAAAAAAAGATGGAATTATTCAAAATGAGAAGGGTTTTATAACAATCTTAGATCATGAAAGTTTAAAATATTTAGTAAATGAATAA
- a CDS encoding nitrous oxide-stimulated promoter family protein, whose product MTTEKFEIEINTLKKFFELYCKDKHENLVDKEITLEYKDKKFTMNLCLCPTCHDAISYSHQRLIECQHDIKPRCRTCPTPCYEKPRWKNIAKVMKYAAIKLSLTKVKKRIKSLFS is encoded by the coding sequence ATGACAACTGAAAAATTTGAAATAGAAATCAATACATTAAAGAAGTTTTTTGAACTTTATTGTAAAGATAAACATGAAAATCTAGTAGATAAAGAAATTACTTTAGAATATAAAGATAAAAAATTTACTATGAATTTATGTCTTTGTCCTACTTGTCATGATGCAATTAGCTATTCGCATCAACGTTTAATCGAATGTCAGCATGATATAAAACCAAGATGCAGAACATGTCCAACTCCTTGTTATGAAAAACCTAGATGGAAAAATATCGCAAAAGTGATGAAATATGCAGCGATAAAACTAAGTCTTACAAAAGTAAAAAAACGAATTAAGAGTTTATTTTCCTAA
- the ung gene encoding uracil-DNA glycosylase, with protein sequence MKWEDFFKQEEQKDYYKDLMKSIEKAYSTSVVFPSKDKIFNAFSLTPISNLKVVILGQDPYHGVGQAQGLAFSTPSDIKNPPSMRNILKEIEDDLKLKSVCEHGDLNSWAKDGVLLINAILTVEQAKPKSHHKLGWEIFTDNLIKFISLNCKDIIFILWGSSAIKKEKIIDTSKHHILKGVHPSPLSAYRGFFGCKHFSKTNDILKKLGKDELRW encoded by the coding sequence ATGAAGTGGGAAGACTTTTTTAAACAAGAAGAGCAAAAAGATTATTATAAAGATTTAATGAAAAGTATAGAAAAGGCATATAGTACAAGTGTTGTTTTTCCGTCTAAAGATAAAATCTTTAATGCTTTTAGTCTAACTCCCATTTCAAATTTAAAAGTAGTAATTCTAGGGCAAGATCCTTATCATGGAGTTGGACAAGCTCAAGGCTTGGCATTTTCAACTCCAAGTGATATTAAAAATCCACCTTCAATGAGAAATATATTAAAAGAAATAGAAGATGATTTGAAGTTAAAGTCTGTATGCGAACATGGAGATTTAAACTCCTGGGCAAAAGATGGGGTATTGCTTATAAATGCTATTTTAACAGTTGAGCAAGCAAAACCAAAGTCACATCATAAATTAGGTTGGGAAATATTTACTGATAATCTTATAAAGTTTATATCTTTAAATTGCAAGGATATAATTTTCATATTATGGGGTAGTTCGGCTATAAAAAAAGAAAAAATTATAGATACAAGTAAACATCATATTTTAAAAGGTGTTCATCCAAGTCCATTATCAGCTTATAGAGGATTTTTTGGGTGTAAGCATTTTTCAAAGACAAATGATATTTTAAAAAAATTAGGAAAAGATGAGCTTAGGTGGTAA
- a CDS encoding aldehyde dehydrogenase family protein — MNTIEVTSPFDGKVVGTVPFSSVEEVTQAIDLAQDTFLDTKNHLPKYKRVEILENVMNIMSSQIEELTNLCASEGGKPYIDSKVEIQRAINGVKLAIEHLGAFEGKEIAMGHTASSANRMAYTFKEPIGVVAAVSAFNHPFNLAVHQVIPALAVGCSVIIKPATQTPMSAVKLIEILEEAGLPKGWAQVVVCGREAGELLATSKKVNFLTFIGSAKVGWYLNSKVANGTRVALEHGGVAPVIVEKDACLDELIPSLSKGGFYHAGQVCVSVQRVYVHKDIIDEVANKLSSAAQALVVGDQMDPKTEVGPLINNDEVNRVEQWVDEAVEKGAKILTGGKRISDSLYEPTVILNPADDALVSTKEVFGPVVCLYSYDDIEEAFTRANSLEVSFQAAVFTKNIDTALLAVKRLNGTAVMVNDHTAFRVDWMPFGGAKASGLGMGGILHSMEEMSNEKLMVIKSNVL, encoded by the coding sequence ATGAATACAATTGAAGTAACATCACCATTTGACGGTAAAGTAGTTGGAACTGTACCCTTTAGTTCAGTAGAAGAAGTAACACAAGCAATAGATTTAGCACAAGATACTTTTTTGGATACAAAAAATCACTTACCAAAGTATAAAAGAGTAGAAATTCTAGAAAATGTAATGAATATCATGAGCTCTCAAATTGAAGAACTAACAAATCTTTGTGCAAGTGAAGGTGGGAAACCTTATATAGATTCAAAAGTGGAAATTCAAAGAGCAATAAATGGTGTTAAATTAGCAATTGAGCATTTAGGTGCATTTGAAGGTAAAGAAATTGCAATGGGACATACAGCAAGTTCTGCTAATAGAATGGCATATACTTTTAAAGAACCAATTGGAGTAGTTGCAGCAGTTTCTGCTTTTAATCATCCTTTTAATCTTGCAGTTCATCAAGTAATTCCAGCACTTGCTGTTGGTTGTTCTGTTATTATTAAACCAGCAACTCAAACGCCTATGTCTGCTGTAAAATTAATAGAGATATTAGAAGAAGCAGGATTACCAAAAGGTTGGGCACAAGTAGTAGTTTGTGGAAGAGAAGCTGGAGAATTATTAGCAACGTCTAAGAAAGTGAATTTCTTAACGTTTATTGGTTCTGCTAAAGTTGGTTGGTATTTAAATTCAAAAGTAGCTAATGGAACAAGAGTTGCATTAGAGCATGGTGGAGTAGCACCTGTTATTGTTGAAAAAGATGCTTGTTTAGATGAGTTAATTCCTTCTTTATCAAAAGGTGGATTCTATCATGCAGGTCAAGTTTGTGTATCTGTTCAAAGAGTTTATGTTCATAAAGATATAATAGATGAAGTAGCTAATAAATTATCAAGTGCAGCTCAAGCTTTAGTAGTTGGCGATCAAATGGATCCAAAAACTGAAGTAGGTCCATTAATTAATAATGATGAAGTAAATAGAGTTGAGCAATGGGTAGATGAAGCAGTAGAAAAAGGTGCAAAGATTTTAACAGGTGGAAAAAGAATATCTGATTCTTTATATGAACCAACTGTAATTTTAAATCCAGCAGATGATGCTTTAGTTTCTACAAAAGAAGTATTTGGACCAGTAGTATGCTTATACTCTTATGATGATATTGAAGAAGCATTTACACGTGCAAATTCACTTGAAGTATCATTTCAAGCAGCAGTGTTTACAAAAAATATAGATACTGCTCTATTAGCTGTAAAAAGATTAAATGGAACTGCTGTTATGGTAAATGATCATACTGCATTTAGAGTTGATTGGATGCCATTTGGTGGTGCTAAAGCTTCAGGACTTGGAATGGGTGGAATTCTTCATTCAATGGAAGAGATGAGTAATGAAAAATTAATGGTTATTAAATCAAACGTACTATAA